The Solanum lycopersicum chromosome 8, SLM_r2.1 DNA segment CCATGATCTACTCAATAATATCAGTAGCGATAAGCCAGACGATTGGCAAGCTAGACCAATATCAAGCCAATCCATAAAACCTGCAtcacatttttttcataaacaaaaacTTTCATCGAGATTAAATCTTAAATCTGTCTACACaatgacataaataaagcaTGTGACTGTACTTGAATTACCTGAGCGTGTAGGCTGAACTTGAAAACAACGAGCCAAGTCGATGCACATAGCATAACGCTCCCACCCAAATCCTCTAACCACCCCTGATATATCGAATGACAAAGTTATTAAGCTTATTTTGAATGTTAAAACtaatagtgtatatatatatatctacggTGATAAATTTCCTTGAGTGAATTCGAGTACAAAGCCTATTAAAAGAAGAGGTACCGTGGAGGCAAATTTGTTACTTATCTCCGCACTATCACTAAAGAGGATAGCCCAGGCAACATGATGATTCAATAGAGCCAAGCAAAGTCCATATACTAACACAATAGTTTGCTTGAAAGCAACAACCACAACATGTTTAGCTCCATCAGGATTTCCAGCTCTTAACTCCTTTGCAACTCTGGTGTTGCATATATATAATGCAATACTTACATACATGATTTACAATGTAacactccctccgtttcaatttatttatcttagtTTGACTGACTACggaattcaaaaaaataaataagacttttgaatcttttACTGGTCTAAAAGCTAaagatatgtataatatatctaaagtaaaatgaaaaaattaaaacgggGGGAGTAATTGTTACTCCTAGTACGTTATATATGCATGAATATGGCTTAAAAGTGGATCGGAAATACCTCATAAtctttggctgctgaaaaacaATTTTAAGGGGTTAAAAAactgtttgttttttttttttacaaaaatgacaaaataacccttttaaaagtttattacaaaaaatttgaatacaaaCAAGTACAACTTTGTGTTCCATCTATGAAGACAGACAGGCATCAGCATTAGTAGTATTTACAAAGTTAATTGAAATAGATAAAAGTGTGATGATAATTTTAACCCAACTTAATCTTAAAAGTGTAGTACTAAGCAAAATACAAGGTCAAAAATATGGCTTGGATACTCCCATAAACGATTTTTAATGGGACTACTATAAGTATCTGTTGGTGTTATTAGGTATACATATGAACAAAATTACAGCTTAATGGTGCattcaaattacaaaataaaaaaataaattaggccAGAACAAAGTAGATTTCGCCCCAGAACCCTCAGCAGCTCGGCCCCCACCTTAGGGGAGGCCAATCAAGAGCGAGGAACCCGTCTGTGCATCCagcataaataaaaattaaacttcagGGACTGGAGACATGGACAGCACAGAAGGATTGTTTTCAGCTCGAACTCAccaaataaatgaagaaattctCTACAAACTGATGATCTTCTTTATTCATCAGTTGGAGCTGGATTATTACACGTTGAGCTTCTATTCATCGATGAATTTTTCCAGCCACACGGATAGTGAACTCTGCTCCGTTCTATATAACTTATAATCTACACAACCAAACAAATGTGTCTGAGTTGGGCTTCAACTAGGattaaagaatttaaaactcTGGCAGTAGTAAACATCAAACAGAAACCTGAATATACACATTGTTAATACTTCACGAAGATCTTTCAGCTTCAAGATTCAGATTCTCTCCTGTCCCAATCTTCCCCCTGATTTGACATGGAATTTAGCCGCTGTTGCAACTGCCAGCAGTAGAAAATCATGTTAAGAAATGAGACTTCATATTCCCTTCAActtctattttacttttatttttatttttttgttttgttttgaatttgtgGAGGGAAAAAACAGTTACTGATCCTAAGCCtgataaaattttgtttgtgGTCTCTCTCTTAtagtttctttcaaatttttcaatcCATTAGAATAGTTAGATGACCTATAtgcattaataaaaccaattagGTATTCTACCTGCATGTATTTAAGCTTTTCAGTAGTTAATTCATCCGTCAAGCTACTCATCCTGCATGATTACGTAAGATCAGTTTAAGCAAAGGTCGGTATAAAAGAGAAACATGACAGCAAAGTTGATCTGAGTCCACAGCTAGCTCACCTAGCTTGAAGCTCAGATATTTTGACCAGCAGCATGCGCTCCCTTTCAGAAACAGCTGCATCAACCTGCAAAATAGGTGAAACTCTGAAATCTTGACGAAAATGAACAACAAAAACAGACGGTTTAATAACTGGAATGTTTAGGTCTTATCTAAGTAATAAGTATAGAGCTATACACAATGAAATACTTCAAAAGTACTTAAAATGAATACTTCAAGGCATTGAGATTAAAGTTCATACAAAGTTGTCAGCAGCAGTTACATAATTAGTCAGTTACTTTTCCAGTTGCTTATGGAGTGAAGACTAAATAAAAATCAGGTCAAAGATAAAATCAAACACCTACTGATAGAATCTATAGAGTAATAGGTCACACAGGTATCACAACAAGGGGGGGAAGAAATGCCGGATAAGTTTGGATAACGGAACACCCTTATACTATGTACTGCAATGCATTGTCACTACTAATAAAAATGTCTTCCCTGTCATTTCTAATAATGACCGTCTAACATGAAGTTCATTTGTGAGTGGTATGAATTTCACTAAAAGAAACTTGACATATGTCAAGCAGACATTTAATAAGGTGagtcaaatttataatcaataaaatgGTAAACAGATTATCTAATAATCCAAAGTTTTATCTTGTTTGACCAGCTATTTAGATATCATTGAAGGAAATCAGAGCACTATATCTGGTTGGACATCTAGttggataaatattttaaaatggtttaagataaaaaaatggGTAAAACAACTCTAATAAAATGAAAGGGGCGGGAAAGATAGTACAGGTTGCACCTGACCAAGTATCACGCAGTTCGTTGCCTTGAATAGTATACGTCGAGTACAAGGCAATTCATCCAAATAATTTAGGAGTGCATGCTTCTTGGTTATATTCATAGGAGTATAGTTTAAAAGCATGAGATAAGACATCCATTGTTTATTatacaagaaaacaaagttttttTGCTATAGAACTAACTACTGGATGATGCTTGGGCATATAGTATCTACAGACTCTTCCAGAAAAGCATATTGTAAAATGCTGACATATGTACTTACACTTCCATTATTCTCTGCAACACACTGTGAAGATGACTTTCCATATTGCGGAGCTGAGATAAACCAAGAAATTCAGAGCATTGAAGAAACCATATTACCATTAGAACATGTGTTCTCTACACATTAAGATTAGACATTTCTTTAGATAGTTACTCACCATCTCCTGCCTCAGGTGGTTGCAAGCTACTCAGCAGATTCACAATTAGATCCTAGTAATAGAAAACAGTAGAAATAAAGAGAGATCTCTGTTCAATAATTAGAAATAAGGAGAATATTAAAATAATGGACAAAGGACTCTTTATTCTTATGCTTTTTTATTAGGAAAGGAAGGCATACTGAGGAAGTAGTCTTATGTTCCTATCATAAACTTGAAACATTACCTGTTGGATTGATGTCTGTTGAAAAAGATTTTGTAGGTGAGGCATCAGAACTGAGGCAGGAATATTATCAAGGCCAAGCTCTTTTGGTATTCGACTGGGAGGCTGAAAATTGATGAGCAATACCCTACCATTAGatccattatatttttttcttctattttgttttaacttgTTTAAGAAAAATGGAGTTACTATATGGGGAAGggaagtttttaattttctcatatCACTTAGCCGTGGATTTAAAGAAAGGACCAATTCACAAACCATCAGTTTAGATTCCATTATCCAGTCTCCAACACTAGCAGTCTTCCTCAACTGTGACCCCTGGAGATCACATGGATCTTATGTCAAAGATAGTACAGGATGTAGATTGTCTTGTCTTAAAATATATAAGGCAACACTACACACCTTACATGAGAAAATTGCAGAGGAACTATACATGATACAATATCCTGCCATACATATTGTTTTAACAGAAATGACATACCTTTACAAGATCTACATTTTCTGATGTCACAGAAAACCTCCCTTTTATTTGAACCAAGTTGGCCGTGGACTTGTCTTCTGATGAATCTTTGAATCCTGgcgagaaaataataaatattagcaTAAAGCAAAGTTCAGCTTCAGTTGACATGTGACTGGAGAAAGACTATCCCTACAGTGCACAATAAAacaattttagcaaaaaaaatttgtgtggAATGGCATTAATACCCCCAGATGAGTTAATTGGGGCTGATTTACTATTTGCTGAAGCTCGATTTGGAAGCATTAGAGGTCCACTAAAGCTGGGCGCCCTTCGTACTTGATGAGCTTTTTCTGCTTGTTGGTTTTCAATCTTACTTCTGTTGCAGAAGCACAAGTTACATGAGGCAAAGTTTTCATTTAGATAACATGTAGCAAAAGTGCAAAAGGATCAtctaaaattaacaatttataatactttgcTATGCACAAACTGACAAACTAGTGAGTAAACACAGCCATCATTCTACTGAACTAATCCCTAGTCTCAAGATTAGCCTCGTTAAGAAGTTACCAAAGCACTAAACATAGACTGAGAGAATTCTttatcttttgatattctttttgtttcttcaaAACAAATGGAGTAATAATCTGATTAAAAAAATGGGTAACTGACAAGAAAGATGGTAAAAAGACCAATTTTGAGCTTATGGTTCGGAAAGCTTCAGGCACGAGGTAATTTAGATAAATTTCTTTCGGCATAACAGCTGATTACATGAACTGATAGAAACGACTCTTTGCTCTGGAATCATCAGACTCCAAATTGTGTTGGTGAAACACATGATACAGTAGATTAAACAAACAGTATCAGACCTTTCGAAGTTGGCAGATCTTTCTGATGCCGAATGACTTAGCTCAACACCTGGCATAAGTGGTCCACTCTGACTTCGACAAGTTTTTGCTGTTTGGCATTTACTTTTGGCTTGCACTGCCTCTTTGTCTGAGGTAAGGGGTGGCAGCTCTgtttttgatgaattcttcTTCAGTCCACCTTCCTCCTGATGGTCCGAATCCAGCTTATTACATTCCAAGTCTTCTCCCTTCTTTCTCTGGCATTCAGCTAATGTCACTTCACCAACACTTCCGTGCTCACTAGAAAcagaaaaaattcaataaaaatttattgacATGACAATACTTATgatgatacataaaataatgGTAGTGTTTCTCATATGATACCCAATCTATCATATTTGATGTTGATGACAAaaccttttttatattttctcctGGAGACAGACATGCTTATGCTACCTTTGAGAAAATTGATTATTGTCAAAAGTAGAAGATATGAACCCCTAGAACAAACTTTTAGTGAAAACACACATCATTTATGGGTTCTCACTTTATTAAGCTTAAAGAACTCGAGTTCATTAATACTTGACGTTCAAACCATGATCAGATTTCCTCACTGCTAATTAATGCTACAAAAACATCAGCAACTAACTTGGTATTTCTTCTATGATCTAAAACACAAGTGACTGACTCGTAGGTCACTTTGTTAATCTTAAAAAACTCAAGCTCATTAATACTTGACGTTCAAACCATGATCAGATTTCCTCATTTCTAATTAACCCTACAAAAATTTTCAGGAACTAAGGCTGACTCGTAATTCTTTTTCCCTGCCTAACTGGGTAACATGGAATAGATACAAGGGTACTTTCTACAGTCgctgaaaagaaataatttgatatatacCTGGAAATGATATCTTGTTTTAAGGATGATTTACCAGCATTTAGAGCAGAAACTGAATTCTCCTGCAATATACAAACATTCTCATGCCCGGAGATACTAGaagcaaatttttaaaaattcaaggatgtattattatttattgcaGATGAATAACTTGAGGATATAgctcaaaagttttttttgattacaagataaaaaataataatctgaAAACTGCATAAATATAACATTGCTAGGGACCTTGTAGTTCATATAAGATTTTATGCTTTCATCTTCTTCCCTAATCTCAGGTATTTCGTCATCATCTTGCACCTGCCACAGTGAAAGTGAAGTCGGCCTTTTTTGAGTTcaggaaaaacacaaagaac contains these protein-coding regions:
- the LOC101265048 gene encoding uncharacterized protein isoform X2 encodes the protein MEVPKRDDIRREAQTMSLIGHPNLIKAFCSFVVDHYLWVVMPFMAEGSCLHLMKISYPDGFEEAVIGSILKETLKALEYLHSHGHIHRDVKAGNILLDTNGVVKLADFGVSACMFDSGDRQRSRNTFTGTPCWMAPEVLQPGTGYDFKADIWSFGITALELAHGHAPFSKYPPMKVLLMTINSAPPGLDYDRDKKFSKSFKEMVAMCLVKDQTKRPTAEKLLKHIFFKKVKPPELSVKKLFADLPSLGSRVKMLQLKDAAQLASKKMPSSEQEAISQSEYQRGVSAWNFDLEDLKFQASMVQDDDEIPEIREEDESIKSYMNYKENSVSALNAGKSSLKQDIISSEHGSVGEVTLAECQRKKGEDLECNKLDSDHQEEGGLKKNSSKTELPPLTSDKEAVQAKSKCQTAKTCRSQSGPLMPGVELSHSASERSANFERSKIENQQAEKAHQVRRAPSFSGPLMLPNRASANSKSAPINSSGGFKDSSEDKSTANLVQIKGRFSVTSENVDLVKGSQLRKTASVGDWIMESKLMPPSRIPKELGLDNIPASVLMPHLQNLFQQTSIQQDLIVNLLSSLQPPEAGDAPQYGKSSSQCVAENNGSVDAAVSERERMLLVKISELQARMSSLTDELTTEKLKYMQLQQRLNSMSNQGEDWDRRESES
- the LOC101265048 gene encoding serine/threonine-protein kinase BLUS1-like isoform X1 yields the protein MTGGQKSYSVNPSDYKLLEEVGYGASATVYRTIYIPSNEVVAVKCLDLDRCNSNLDDIRREAQTMSLIGHPNLIKAFCSFVVDHYLWVVMPFMAEGSCLHLMKISYPDGFEEAVIGSILKETLKALEYLHSHGHIHRDVKAGNILLDTNGVVKLADFGVSACMFDSGDRQRSRNTFTGTPCWMAPEVLQPGTGYDFKADIWSFGITALELAHGHAPFSKYPPMKVLLMTINSAPPGLDYDRDKKFSKSFKEMVAMCLVKDQTKRPTAEKLLKHIFFKKVKPPELSVKKLFADLPSLGSRVKMLQLKDAAQLASKKMPSSEQEAISQSEYQRGVSAWNFDLEDLKFQASMVQDDDEIPEIREEDESIKSYMNYKENSVSALNAGKSSLKQDIISSEHGSVGEVTLAECQRKKGEDLECNKLDSDHQEEGGLKKNSSKTELPPLTSDKEAVQAKSKCQTAKTCRSQSGPLMPGVELSHSASERSANFERSKIENQQAEKAHQVRRAPSFSGPLMLPNRASANSKSAPINSSGGFKDSSEDKSTANLVQIKGRFSVTSENVDLVKGSQLRKTASVGDWIMESKLMPPSRIPKELGLDNIPASVLMPHLQNLFQQTSIQQDLIVNLLSSLQPPEAGDAPQYGKSSSQCVAENNGSVDAAVSERERMLLVKISELQARMSSLTDELTTEKLKYMQLQQRLNSMSNQGEDWDRRESES